A DNA window from Paraclostridium bifermentans contains the following coding sequences:
- a CDS encoding BglG family transcription antiterminator has translation MNLRKEEHMKLNKRLEDILDILMNHEYVKIEKIVKLLNISRRTVYYDISKINNHIKKYNLEISNVRNLGYHISSEDKDKIRKALKYSKDDYILSSEERCISIIIDLFLSLEKSTIERYCNKLLVSRNTVLNDIKNVREYISKYKLELEAKNGYKLVGSNNSKRYLFINLYNEYNYFFDEYGYMQVFEDIKTLMKEENLNIFKNTNANYILMYLAIFYKNYYVKNKDTITFKNEDKNFLDSLDSHKEVKRLLNIIRKVLNNDIDEDEVYYIQTFFTRDEDIRNYFYQNELNSKYILPVNMMVKEFEKISCISIEDYDVLSKNILNHLIPSIFKIRYGIYYLNLIKSEVKQKYKSIYQFTKQVVKTIENNLDIYLNDDEIAYIAMYFGGYSSKMGVEIKIPKIVIVCNSGMATSQLLKNQIEQLFDLIEIQDILPLKNFENYEKYYDFAITTVDLNQKQAIKVNPILTDLDKQNLLSQISNTQSVFNFEQEFINKIINGVEKYATISNKEKLREEIKNIVISSREKGKSYKATLRELLNEDTIYLNQEATSWEDAIRVSANPLKNLGYVKDSYIDAMIENVRKLGPYIVIAPKVAMPHARPEDGVNKVSMTLTTFKEDIYFSGKEQHKVKILISLAPKDNQTHIKALACLTKMLSKKENIDKILNSKDKYEVLEVINKYSR, from the coding sequence ATGAACTTAAGAAAGGAAGAACATATGAAACTTAATAAAAGACTAGAAGATATATTAGATATACTTATGAATCATGAATATGTAAAAATTGAAAAAATAGTTAAGTTATTAAATATTTCTAGAAGAACAGTTTATTACGATATTTCAAAAATTAATAATCATATAAAAAAATATAATTTAGAAATATCGAATGTAAGAAACTTAGGTTATCATATAAGCTCAGAAGATAAAGATAAGATAAGAAAGGCGCTTAAGTACTCTAAAGATGACTATATATTATCTTCAGAAGAAAGATGCATAAGTATAATAATAGATTTGTTTTTATCTTTAGAAAAATCAACAATAGAAAGATATTGTAACAAGCTTTTAGTAAGCAGAAATACTGTTTTAAACGATATCAAAAATGTTAGAGAATATATAAGTAAATATAAATTAGAATTAGAAGCTAAAAATGGATATAAGTTAGTTGGAAGCAATAATTCTAAAAGATATCTATTTATAAATTTATACAATGAATACAATTATTTTTTCGATGAATACGGGTATATGCAAGTATTTGAAGATATAAAAACTTTAATGAAAGAAGAAAATCTAAATATTTTTAAAAATACTAACGCAAATTATATACTTATGTATTTAGCAATTTTTTATAAAAACTATTATGTAAAAAATAAAGATACTATAACTTTTAAAAATGAAGATAAGAATTTCTTAGATAGTTTAGACTCTCACAAAGAGGTTAAAAGATTATTAAATATAATTAGAAAAGTCCTAAACAATGATATTGATGAAGATGAAGTATATTATATACAAACGTTTTTTACAAGAGATGAAGATATAAGAAACTATTTTTATCAAAATGAACTTAATAGTAAATATATTCTTCCTGTTAATATGATGGTAAAAGAGTTTGAAAAGATTTCTTGTATATCGATAGAAGATTATGATGTGTTATCTAAAAATATACTGAATCATCTTATACCTTCTATATTTAAAATAAGGTATGGAATTTACTACTTAAACTTAATAAAAAGTGAAGTAAAGCAAAAGTATAAATCAATATATCAATTTACAAAACAAGTTGTAAAAACTATTGAGAACAACTTAGATATATATTTAAATGATGATGAGATAGCATATATAGCTATGTACTTTGGAGGATATAGTTCCAAAATGGGAGTTGAAATTAAAATTCCTAAAATTGTTATAGTATGTAATTCAGGTATGGCAACTTCACAGCTTCTTAAAAATCAGATAGAGCAGTTATTTGATTTGATAGAAATTCAAGATATATTGCCTTTAAAAAATTTTGAAAATTATGAAAAGTACTATGATTTTGCTATAACTACTGTAGACTTAAACCAAAAACAAGCTATAAAGGTAAATCCTATACTTACAGATTTAGATAAGCAAAATTTACTTTCTCAAATATCAAATACGCAATCTGTATTTAATTTTGAACAAGAATTTATAAATAAAATTATCAATGGAGTAGAAAAATACGCAACTATTTCAAATAAGGAAAAGCTAAGAGAAGAAATTAAAAATATTGTAATTTCTTCTAGAGAAAAAGGAAAAAGTTATAAAGCAACATTAAGAGAACTTCTAAATGAGGATACTATTTATTTAAATCAAGAAGCAACAAGTTGGGAAGACGCAATAAGGGTTAGTGCAAATCCACTAAAGAATTTAGGATATGTTAAAGATTCTTATATAGATGCTATGATAGAAAATGTAAGAAAATTAGGACCATATATAGTTATAGCTCCAAAGGTTGCTATGCCACATGCAAGACCAGAAGATGGGGTAAATAAAGTTAGCATGACCCTTACAACATTTAAAGAAGATATTTATTTTTCTGGCAAAGAGCAACATAAAGTTAAGATTCTTATAAGTTTAGCTCCAAAAGATAATCAAACACATATAAAAGCACTTGCTTGTCTGACTAAAATGCTAAGTAAAAAAGAAAATATAGATAAAATCTTAAATAGTAAAGATAAATATGAAGTTTTAGAAGTTATAAATAAATACTCAAGATAA
- a CDS encoding PTS sugar transporter subunit IIA: MIVKVLDNVNDYEEAIKITCDILQKRDSINDSYYEAILNKIDEFGSYFCIAPKIAMPHARPEDGALKTDLCLLKLNKPVDFLGKEVSLFFTLSAVDSSSHLEIMQKVAKVCMDQNKLNTILNLNNEKEIMEVM, translated from the coding sequence ATGATAGTTAAAGTTTTAGACAATGTAAATGACTATGAAGAAGCTATCAAAATTACTTGTGATATTTTACAAAAAAGGGATTCAATAAATGATTCTTATTATGAAGCAATATTAAACAAAATTGATGAATTTGGATCATACTTTTGCATAGCACCTAAAATTGCAATGCCACATGCAAGACCAGAAGATGGAGCACTAAAAACAGATTTATGTTTGTTGAAGTTAAATAAGCCAGTAGATTTCTTAGGCAAAGAAGTTAGTTTATTTTTCACTTTAAGTGCAGTTGATAGTAGCTCACATCTAGAAATTATGCAAAAGGTTGCTAAAGTATGTATGGATCAAAATAAATTAAATACAATATTAAATTTAAATAATGAAAAAGAGATAATGGAGGTAATGTAA
- a CDS encoding PTS sugar transporter subunit IIB: protein MNRIMAVCGSGLGSSFMVEMNVNEVLSELGLSGYEVSHSSLADATADQADIFITARDLEDSASHLPNLIVLDALFDKDELKAKLQEKLGC from the coding sequence ATGAATAGAATAATGGCAGTTTGTGGATCAGGATTAGGATCAAGTTTTATGGTAGAGATGAATGTTAATGAAGTATTAAGTGAATTAGGATTAAGTGGATATGAAGTTTCTCATAGTTCTCTAGCAGATGCAACAGCTGATCAAGCAGATATATTTATAACAGCAAGAGACTTAGAAGATAGTGCATCTCACTTACCAAACTTAATAGTTTTAGATGCGTTATTTGATAAAGATGAATTAAAAGCTAAATTACAAGAAAAATTAGGTTGCTAG
- a CDS encoding PTS ascorbate transporter subunit IIC encodes MSGFLKVTIDFLSEPSVLVGFIVLVGLLLQKKPIEDIIKGTLKAMVGFVVIAASAGIIAGSLEPFGKMFEYGFNVSGVIPNNEAVVALAMDQFGTATALIMTFGMIVNILIARFTKFKYIFLTGHHTLFMACMIAVILISGGMSGAHLIFTGSLALGLLMVISPAICQPFMKKITKNDSVALGHFSSVGYAISASIGKAVGKNSKSTEEMKVPKSLSFLRDSAVSISITMLILYIVVALVAGPKFIESELSGGKNFIVFSMIQALTFAAGFILIQNGVRLVLNEIVPAFKGIASKLVPNSKPALDCPIVFPYAPNAVLIGFLSSFIGGIVSMLALAAAGLVIIIPGVVPHFFTGATAGVFGNSTGGRKGAVIGAFVNGVIISLLPVALLPVLGSLGVANSTFSDGDFGVAGIFLGKVQALVGGYGLTAVLLGILAILVILTVSSNKNKSSKIEN; translated from the coding sequence ATGAGTGGTTTTTTAAAAGTAACTATCGACTTTTTATCTGAGCCATCAGTGCTTGTAGGATTTATAGTTTTAGTAGGACTTTTATTACAAAAGAAGCCTATTGAAGATATAATAAAAGGAACTTTAAAGGCTATGGTTGGATTTGTTGTAATAGCAGCTTCAGCAGGTATAATAGCAGGTTCACTAGAACCATTTGGTAAAATGTTTGAGTATGGATTTAATGTAAGTGGAGTTATACCTAACAATGAGGCAGTAGTTGCACTTGCTATGGATCAATTCGGTACAGCTACAGCGCTTATAATGACATTTGGTATGATAGTAAATATTCTTATAGCTAGATTTACGAAATTTAAATATATATTTTTAACAGGACATCATACATTATTCATGGCTTGTATGATAGCTGTTATATTAATATCAGGTGGAATGAGTGGAGCTCACTTAATATTTACGGGTTCACTTGCACTAGGACTTTTAATGGTAATTTCTCCTGCTATATGTCAACCTTTCATGAAAAAGATAACTAAGAATGACTCAGTAGCACTTGGTCACTTTTCATCAGTTGGATATGCTATATCTGCATCAATAGGAAAAGCTGTTGGAAAAAATTCAAAATCAACAGAGGAAATGAAAGTTCCTAAGTCTCTAAGTTTCTTAAGAGATTCAGCAGTTTCTATATCAATAACTATGTTAATTCTATATATAGTAGTTGCACTTGTTGCAGGGCCTAAGTTTATTGAATCAGAGTTATCAGGTGGTAAAAACTTTATAGTATTTTCAATGATACAAGCATTAACTTTCGCAGCAGGATTTATATTAATCCAAAATGGAGTTAGATTAGTCTTAAATGAAATCGTTCCTGCATTTAAAGGAATAGCTAGCAAACTAGTGCCTAATTCAAAACCAGCACTTGATTGTCCTATAGTTTTCCCTTATGCACCAAATGCAGTATTAATAGGATTTTTAAGTTCATTCATCGGAGGTATAGTTTCGATGTTAGCTCTTGCAGCAGCAGGACTTGTAATAATAATACCAGGGGTTGTGCCTCATTTCTTCACAGGAGCTACAGCTGGAGTATTTGGAAACTCAACAGGTGGTAGAAAAGGAGCTGTAATTGGAGCTTTTGTAAATGGAGTAATTATATCATTACTACCAGTAGCATTGCTTCCTGTACTTGGTAGTTTAGGAGTTGCAAACTCTACTTTCTCAGATGGAGATTTTGGAGTTGCTGGAATATTCTTAGGTAAGGTACAAGCTTTAGTTGGAGGATATGGACTTACAGCAGTACTTTTAGGAATACTTGCAATACTAGTTATTTTAACAGTTAGTTCTAATAAAAATAAATCATCAAAAATAGAAAACTAA
- a CDS encoding ABC transporter permease, whose translation MNTISLIIASALIAIPIFISYKEDLKLEKEIIISMIRAIIQLILVGYILEYVFNLKNSAFTIIILLIMTFIAALNTKKRGKEIKNVVFVSFISLIVGSSITLTILVLSGAIKFVPNQIIPVAGMVISNSMVAIGLSYRNLSNSFKTRLNEVEVKLSLGSDIYSASKEIIRDSVKTSMLPSIDSAKTLGIVSLPGMMTGLILGGTSPLIAIKFQIMVTFMILASTSISSIMATYIAYKSFFNERKQVQI comes from the coding sequence ATGAATACAATATCACTTATTATAGCATCTGCGCTTATTGCAATTCCTATATTTATTTCATATAAAGAAGATTTGAAGCTTGAAAAAGAAATTATTATAAGTATGATAAGGGCTATAATTCAACTTATATTAGTAGGTTACATATTAGAGTATGTTTTTAATTTAAAAAACTCTGCATTTACAATTATCATATTACTTATAATGACGTTTATAGCTGCTTTAAATACTAAAAAAAGAGGTAAGGAAATAAAGAATGTAGTCTTTGTATCGTTCATATCTTTAATTGTTGGAAGCTCTATAACATTAACGATACTAGTTTTATCAGGTGCTATTAAATTTGTACCAAATCAAATAATTCCAGTTGCAGGAATGGTTATTAGTAACTCTATGGTTGCTATAGGGCTTAGTTATAGAAATCTTAGCAATAGTTTTAAAACTAGACTTAATGAGGTAGAAGTAAAACTTTCTTTAGGAAGTGACATCTATTCAGCTTCAAAAGAAATAATAAGGGATAGTGTTAAAACTTCAATGCTTCCATCTATAGATTCTGCTAAAACATTAGGTATAGTTTCTCTTCCGGGAATGATGACTGGGCTAATTTTAGGTGGTACATCCCCACTTATAGCTATAAAATTTCAAATAATGGTTACATTTATGATTTTAGCTTCAACATCAATTTCTAGTATTATGGCTACATATATTGCATATAAAAGCTTCTTCAATGAAAGAAAACAAGTTCAAATTTAG
- a CDS encoding ABC transporter ATP-binding protein: protein MSILRLKDIRYISDNTQILDCVNLNIEKGDCVSIIGSSGSGKSTLLKICSDLISPTNGEIFFEEKNYIDYDPIELRKKISYCVQIPYLFGKSVFDNLSYPFIIRKKEIDEQRILQFMKKLNLDSEYLHKDINALSGGEKQRVALIRNLMFTPDILLLDEVTSALDKENAKIVESLIKEMNDNGITVIWVTHSLEQSESIFNKRIQMDQGQICAEEDLR, encoded by the coding sequence TTGAGTATACTCAGACTAAAAGACATAAGATATATTTCAGATAACACACAGATACTAGATTGTGTAAATTTAAATATAGAAAAAGGCGATTGTGTATCTATAATAGGCTCTTCAGGAAGTGGTAAAAGTACACTTCTTAAAATCTGTTCAGACTTAATAAGCCCTACAAATGGCGAAATATTTTTCGAAGAAAAAAATTATATAGATTATGATCCCATAGAACTTAGAAAAAAAATTAGCTATTGCGTTCAAATTCCTTATCTATTTGGTAAATCAGTATTTGATAATCTTTCATATCCATTTATTATAAGAAAAAAAGAAATTGATGAACAAAGAATCCTTCAATTTATGAAGAAATTAAATTTAGATTCAGAATATCTACATAAAGATATAAATGCTTTATCTGGTGGAGAAAAGCAAAGAGTTGCGCTTATAAGAAACCTAATGTTTACACCTGATATATTATTGTTAGATGAAGTTACATCTGCATTAGATAAAGAGAACGCTAAAATAGTTGAGTCTTTAATAAAAGAAATGAACGATAATGGAATTACTGTTATTTGGGTTACTCACAGTTTAGAGCAAAGTGAGTCTATATTTAATAAAAGAATTCAAATGGATCAAGGCCAAATTTGTGCTGAGGAGGACTTAAGATAA
- a CDS encoding PadR family transcriptional regulator, producing MQEQILRKIFLGFIHIHILHHAKKEPFYGSWMIEELKSHGYDISPGTLYPILKAMEQSDLINKEEIVVGGKVRKYYKITPDGELVLKESKIKAKELFKELE from the coding sequence ATGCAAGAACAAATACTGAGAAAAATATTTTTAGGATTTATACATATTCACATACTTCATCATGCAAAAAAGGAACCTTTTTATGGATCATGGATGATAGAAGAATTAAAATCACATGGATATGATATAAGTCCGGGAACTCTATACCCTATACTTAAGGCAATGGAACAATCAGATTTGATAAATAAAGAAGAAATAGTAGTAGGTGGCAAAGTAAGAAAATATTATAAAATTACACCTGATGGAGAGCTTGTACTAAAAGAATCTAAGATAAAAGCTAAAGAACTTTTTAAAGAACTTGAGTAA
- a CDS encoding GNAT family N-acetyltransferase, whose translation MKEIKLKNGKTAILRSPIKEDAQSMIDYLNIIGGESDFITFGKNEFSISVEAEQDYIERVNSMNNSKNVLIIIENEIVGIASITSVQKERMKHNGTLGISLRKKYWGIGLGSEIMAYLIDWAKSNKITKKINLLVREDNIRGVKLYEKFGFEKEGLLKKDICVNSIYYNTIAMGLYID comes from the coding sequence ATGAAAGAAATTAAATTGAAAAATGGTAAAACTGCAATTTTAAGATCACCAATAAAAGAAGATGCCCAATCAATGATAGACTACCTAAATATAATAGGTGGTGAAAGTGATTTTATAACCTTTGGAAAAAATGAATTTTCAATAAGTGTAGAAGCAGAGCAAGATTATATCGAAAGAGTAAATAGTATGAATAATTCTAAGAATGTACTAATTATTATAGAAAATGAAATTGTTGGAATAGCTTCTATTACTTCAGTTCAAAAAGAAAGAATGAAGCACAACGGAACATTAGGAATAAGCCTTCGAAAAAAATATTGGGGTATAGGTCTTGGAAGCGAGATTATGGCTTATCTTATTGACTGGGCTAAATCTAATAAAATAACAAAGAAAATCAACCTTCTAGTCAGAGAAGATAATATTAGAGGCGTAAAACTTTATGAAAAGTTTGGATTTGAAAAAGAAGGACTATTGAAGAAAGATATATGTGTAAATAGTATTTATTATAATACTATAGCTATGGGGTTGTACATAGACTAG
- a CDS encoding response regulator transcription factor: MNILVADDELSMLKIIEAYLRKEGFNVFTASNGEEALDVFYKNKIDLAILDWMMPKIDGIEVCKEIKESSNIKVMMLTAKSQSDDEVDALNFGADDYVRKPFDPRILIIRAKKLMGYSDIVTIKNLKIDFKFTKAFKDNEDIGLTKTEFELLKCFINNKGVILSREKLLDLVWGMDYFGDFRTVDTHIRRLRTKIGENFIVTHRGLGYSLEENND, from the coding sequence ATGAATATATTAGTTGCTGATGATGAATTAAGTATGCTAAAAATCATAGAAGCTTATTTAAGAAAAGAAGGATTTAATGTTTTTACTGCTAGCAATGGAGAAGAAGCATTAGATGTATTCTATAAAAATAAAATTGATTTAGCTATACTAGATTGGATGATGCCTAAAATAGATGGGATAGAAGTTTGCAAGGAAATAAAAGAGAGCAGTAATATAAAGGTAATGATGTTAACAGCAAAGAGCCAGAGTGATGATGAGGTAGATGCTCTCAATTTTGGAGCTGATGACTATGTCAGAAAGCCATTTGATCCTAGAATTTTAATAATAAGGGCTAAAAAACTTATGGGATACAGTGATATAGTTACAATTAAAAATTTAAAAATAGATTTTAAATTTACAAAAGCATTTAAGGATAACGAAGATATAGGCCTTACTAAAACAGAATTTGAGTTATTAAAATGCTTTATTAATAATAAAGGTGTAATACTTTCAAGAGAAAAATTACTTGATTTAGTTTGGGGTATGGATTATTTTGGTGATTTTAGAACAGTAGATACACATATAAGAAGATTAAGAACAAAAATAGGTGAAAATTTTATAGTTACACATAGAGGATTAGGTTATAGTTTGGAGGAAAATAATGACTAA